In Rhizobium jaguaris, a single window of DNA contains:
- the virB5 gene encoding P-type DNA transfer protein VirB5: protein MLSRTVVALFLSAHAAGAQGIPVIDQTAIAKQIESITQLKSQLDALNQQLQQAQQLYGSLNKLTNMADVAGVLNDSSIRKALPQDFSAIESLFKGSGSGVFGDAASKFLSDNSTYKTTANDFYAQELSRLQNRNAGQMSLGQQIYDAATKRIDGIDQLRQQISSASDAKDIADLQARLQAETAFLQTDVLRMQGLRMVQQAQVQVDEQRKAEDWRKRMDAMGAALQ, encoded by the coding sequence ATGCTCTCCAGGACGGTGGTAGCGCTGTTCCTCTCGGCCCACGCTGCAGGTGCGCAGGGCATCCCGGTGATCGACCAAACCGCGATCGCCAAGCAGATCGAAAGCATCACCCAGCTCAAATCGCAGCTCGATGCATTGAACCAGCAGCTTCAGCAAGCGCAACAGCTTTACGGTTCGCTGAACAAGCTGACCAATATGGCTGATGTTGCCGGCGTCTTGAACGATTCTTCGATCCGAAAAGCACTGCCCCAGGATTTCTCCGCCATCGAAAGCTTGTTCAAAGGGTCCGGCTCGGGTGTGTTCGGCGACGCTGCTTCGAAATTCTTGAGTGACAATTCGACCTACAAGACAACCGCCAACGATTTTTATGCGCAGGAGCTATCGCGACTTCAAAACCGGAATGCCGGGCAGATGAGCCTCGGCCAGCAGATCTATGATGCCGCCACCAAGCGGATCGATGGCATCGATCAGTTGCGCCAGCAAATTTCCTCGGCGAGCGACGCCAAAGACATTGCCGATTTGCAGGCGCGGCTGCAGGCCGAGACGGCCTTTCTCCAGACCGACGTGCTCAGGATGCAAGGCCTGCGCATGGTTCAGCAAGCGCAGGTCCAGGTCGATGAACAGCGCAAGGCTGAGGATTGGCGCAAGCGCATGGATGCGATGGGAGCGGCCCTGCAATGA
- a CDS encoding type IV secretion system protein produces MYQVFAFVDGQFKAPLESFISSGTSNIASWVTGPLTAALTLYIILYGFLILRGSIHEPIMDFAFRAMKLAIILMLVKNASEYQTYVTNIFFDTLPKEISQALNSGTIPSASTFDSLLDKGQKCAEEIWKHAVWPVDIVTGIEGMLVIVASFVVAAIGYIVSLYARLALAIVLAIGPIFIALSMFQATRRFTEAWIGQLANFVILQVLVVAIGSLLITCIDSTFAVIEGYSDVLMRPVALGAICLAALYVFYQLPGIASALAAGGASLTYGYGAARDAHEGTLARSATHVARVADRSVRTVGRGLRSDRG; encoded by the coding sequence ATGTATCAGGTCTTTGCCTTCGTCGATGGACAGTTCAAGGCGCCGCTTGAGAGCTTCATATCCTCCGGGACATCGAATATCGCCAGTTGGGTCACCGGTCCGCTTACGGCGGCGTTGACGCTTTATATTATTCTCTATGGCTTCCTCATTCTGCGTGGATCAATCCACGAACCAATCATGGATTTTGCGTTTCGGGCGATGAAGCTCGCTATCATCCTTATGCTGGTTAAGAACGCCAGCGAGTACCAAACCTATGTGACCAACATATTCTTCGACACGCTGCCCAAGGAAATCTCACAGGCACTGAACTCTGGCACGATACCGAGCGCGTCCACCTTCGATAGCCTGCTCGATAAGGGTCAGAAATGTGCAGAGGAGATCTGGAAGCACGCCGTCTGGCCTGTCGACATTGTCACTGGCATTGAAGGAATGCTGGTCATAGTCGCGAGCTTCGTGGTGGCTGCGATCGGTTATATCGTCTCGCTCTATGCGCGACTGGCTCTCGCGATCGTGCTTGCCATTGGACCGATCTTTATCGCGCTTTCCATGTTCCAGGCAACGCGGCGTTTCACCGAGGCTTGGATCGGACAGCTTGCCAATTTCGTGATCCTGCAGGTGCTGGTCGTTGCGATCGGCTCGCTGCTCATAACCTGCATCGACTCTACTTTTGCTGTCATTGAAGGTTATAGCGACGTGCTGATGCGGCCGGTTGCGCTCGGCGCCATCTGCCTTGCCGCTCTCTACGTCTTCTATCAGCTTCCCGGCATTGCTTCCGCACTCGCGGCGGGCGGAGCCTCGCTCACCTATGGCTATGGGGCTGCGCGCGACGCGCACGAAGGCACCCTTGCAAGGAGCGCGACCCATGTCGCACGTGTAGCCGATCGAAGCGTGCGCACCGTCGGCCGTGGCCTCCGCTCAGACAGAG
- a CDS encoding EexN family lipoprotein → MKFLVLFTFLIALASCGKKAERVYSVEELSADQQLLTNLIAKCRNNPGELRSTPNCMNAEAADWKSRLERMGKALGG, encoded by the coding sequence ATGAAATTTCTCGTTCTTTTCACATTCCTCATAGCCTTGGCCAGCTGTGGGAAAAAGGCGGAGCGCGTCTATTCAGTCGAGGAGCTGTCGGCTGATCAACAACTGCTGACAAATCTGATCGCAAAATGCCGTAACAATCCGGGCGAACTTCGAAGCACGCCGAACTGCATGAATGCCGAGGCGGCAGATTGGAAAAGCCGCCTCGAGCGTATGGGCAAGGCCCTCGGAGGCTAA